Proteins from a genomic interval of Piscinibacter sp. HJYY11:
- a CDS encoding MerR family transcriptional regulator — protein MNVGELEAQTGLGRDAIRFYERKGLLGKIPRSANNYRDYPPALVKEIKLLRSMQSLGFSLDEIGQVLRGLRARGLDCRDGARLLATKRERIEAQIRDLRKVSRVLQQEQARLEERARRHGRV, from the coding sequence ATGAACGTCGGCGAGCTGGAAGCACAGACCGGCCTGGGCCGCGACGCGATCCGCTTCTACGAGCGCAAGGGCCTGTTGGGCAAGATTCCCCGCAGCGCCAACAACTACCGCGACTACCCGCCGGCCCTGGTCAAGGAGATCAAGCTCTTGCGCAGCATGCAGTCGCTCGGTTTCTCGCTCGACGAGATCGGGCAGGTGCTGCGCGGCTTGCGGGCCCGCGGGCTGGACTGCCGGGACGGCGCGCGCCTGCTGGCCACCAAGCGCGAGCGCATCGAGGCGCAGATCCGGGATCTGCGCAAGGTGAGCCGTGTCTTGCAGCAAGAGCAGGCACGCCTGGAGGAACGGGCCCGACGGCACGGTCGCGTGTAG
- a CDS encoding SRPBCC family protein encodes MYLLAHTSILISCPVQRAFDFAANLENFSTWFPGVIAIASDDGLPFTAVGKQYRETVAMPLRGRREVSIRVKEAVSPHRLVTEGALATLLPRMEIDFHERGPDACEMTWRMLSRNRALLPRWTVLPLARRVMARRAAVGLRRLKARLERG; translated from the coding sequence ATGTACCTGCTCGCCCACACCTCCATCCTGATCTCATGCCCCGTGCAACGGGCCTTCGACTTCGCCGCCAACCTCGAGAACTTCTCCACCTGGTTTCCGGGTGTCATCGCCATCGCGTCCGACGACGGCTTGCCATTCACCGCGGTCGGCAAGCAGTACCGCGAGACGGTGGCCATGCCGCTGCGCGGCCGGCGCGAAGTGAGCATCCGGGTGAAGGAGGCGGTGTCGCCGCACCGGCTGGTGACGGAGGGGGCGCTGGCCACCCTGCTGCCGCGCATGGAGATCGATTTCCATGAGCGCGGGCCCGACGCCTGCGAGATGACGTGGCGCATGCTGAGCCGCAACCGTGCGCTGCTGCCGCGCTGGACGGTGCTGCCCCTCGCGCGCAGGGTCATGGCCCGGCGCGCGGCGGTCGGCCTGCGGCGCCTGAAAGCGCGGCTGGAACGCGGCTGA